The following coding sequences lie in one Benincasa hispida cultivar B227 chromosome 6, ASM972705v1, whole genome shotgun sequence genomic window:
- the LOC120080443 gene encoding prostatic spermine-binding protein-like encodes MELDGVGLVERTMWVRSVLEAMAVETALATANSFACLLAAAGAMLNVANATPGLAAIEERFPFSELHKKKSPDQENKDGSETEDDEDDDDEDDANDQDDDDDDEDFSGGEEADDGDPEDDPEANGDGRAGGDEEDDDDDDDNGDDDDEDEDEDDDEDDEDDEEETPQPPAKKRK; translated from the exons ATGGAGTTGGACGGTGTTGGCCTCGTGGAGAGAACCATGTGGGTGCGCTCTGTTTTGGAAGCTATGGCGGTGGAGACTGCTCTTGCCACTGCAAACTCCTTTGCTTGCCTTCTGGCGGCG GCAGGAGCTATGTTAAATGTTGCCAATGCTACACCAGGATTGGCTGCAATTGAGGAaag GTTTCCTTTCTCTGAACTTCACAAAAAGAAAAGCCCTGATCAGGAAAACAAAGATGGCAGTGAAACAGAGGATGATGAAGACGATGACGATGAAGATGATGCAAATGATCAGGATGATGATGACGACGACGAAGATTTCTCCGGAGGTGAAGAAGCGGATGACGGTGATCCAGAGGATGATCCTGAAGCAAATGGTGATGGAAGAGCTGGAGGGGACGAGGAAGATGATGACGACGACGACGATAATGGAGATGATGATGACGAAGATGAGGACGAGGATGACGATGAAGACGACGAAGACGATGAGGAGGAAACACCTCAGCCACCAGCCAAGAAGAGGAAGTGA
- the LOC120079298 gene encoding zinc finger BED domain-containing protein RICESLEEPER 2-like, which yields MTLTIDNASSNDTVIAYLKKCFKNGLVLNGEFLHVRCCAHILNLIVRDDLKDINDSLVRIRDAVRFVRSSPARLVTFKKCITEENIDSKSMLCLDVPIRWNSTYLMLEAVVKFEKVFERLKDYDTVYMNEEEKPTTRDWEIARIFTKFLSVFYEVTIRLSRSLYVTSNTVFHEISIVQNCIRKYSSATGPNDVFCKNWQ from the coding sequence ATGACATTGACAATTGATAATGCTTCGTCAAATGATACTGTCATTGCTTATTTGAAAAAATGTTTTAAGAATGGGTTGGTGTTAAATGGTGAGTTCTTGCATGTTAGATGTTGTGCACATATATTGAACTTAATTGTACGCGATGACCTAAAAGATATTAATGATTCATTGGTTCGAATTCGAGATGCTGTGAGGTTTGTTAGATCTTCTCCTGCTAGACTTGTCACATTTAAGAAGTGTATCACAGAGGAGAACATAGATAGTAAAAGTATGTTGTGTCTTGATGTTCCAATTAGATGGAATTCTACCTATTTGATGCTTGAGGCCGTcgtaaaatttgaaaaggtatTTGAGAGGTTAAAAGACTACGACACAGTCTACATGAATGAGGAGGAAAAACCAACCACTAGGGATTGGGAAATTGCAAGAATATTTACCAAATTCTTGTCAGTGTTCTATGAAGTAACTATTAGGCTTTCAAGGTCTTTGTATGTTACTTCCAATACAGTCTTCCATGAGATTAGTATTGTTCAGAATTGCATCAGAAAATATTCAAGTGCAACTGGTCCTAATGATGTGTTTTGCAAGAATTGGCAATGA